A single genomic interval of Chloracidobacterium validum harbors:
- a CDS encoding Fe(2+)-trafficking protein, whose translation MLDTLCVALKGTPRVVIQTLKQQGPLTPAQLVAETGHPEKSVKLALGELEKARLVKRDGETYAYACRDEMAPMSRVPFNTELGRKVHATACAECWKKWQAQQLVLMNHFGLNPLDPQAQKFLFGAMESFFFGDGTPPMMVDTTLQGKISHLE comes from the coding sequence ATGCTTGATACCCTCTGTGTCGCTTTGAAAGGCACGCCGCGCGTCGTAATCCAGACCCTCAAGCAACAAGGTCCACTGACGCCAGCGCAACTTGTGGCTGAGACCGGGCATCCCGAAAAGTCGGTCAAGCTGGCGCTTGGGGAGCTTGAAAAGGCGCGCCTGGTCAAGCGCGACGGCGAGACTTATGCCTATGCGTGCCGGGATGAAATGGCGCCGATGAGTCGGGTTCCCTTCAATACCGAACTTGGGCGCAAGGTGCATGCTACCGCTTGCGCGGAATGCTGGAAAAAATGGCAAGCCCAGCAGCTTGTGCTGATGAATCACTTTGGCCTGAACCCGCTTGATCCGCAGGCGCAGAAGTTTTTGTTTGGCGCGATGGAGTCGTTTTTCTTTGGCGACGGCACGCCACCGATGATGGTTGACACGACGCTACAAGGCAAAATCAGCCATCTTGAGTAA
- a CDS encoding 3-deoxy-D-manno-octulosonic acid transferase produces the protein MFSRFPFWLYNLALGASAPLWLSYYGLRALRRRMSWRSLHERFAYRLPSLPAPTIWFHCVSVGEVLAGQPLAQALRERFPATRFAISTTTDAGQARAREQLAWMDAHIHFPLDLPWVMERALQRLNPTLVIILETEIWPNFLRACARRHIAVVLANGRLSDRSFGRYRRLGSSMGDLLGHFALCLMQSAEDADRIRALGAPATRVLTTGNLKYAPPDATERARRDRIAQSIQQQYGLGDGRPCIVAGSTVEGEEPLLAGVFAQLRQRERLTTCRLLVAPRHPERFAGVARSLQNRGWRVARRSQPQADDLQADIIVLDTIGELAAAYRWADVAFVGGSLVPRGGHNILEPAAEGRPIVTGPHTENFRAIIARFQAANAIWQLAPGPADRLQSALALAVETLLTTPARAADLAQRARSVWSAETGAVAAAMDALEAHVFPRLPALSLTQDG, from the coding sequence GTGTTTTCACGTTTTCCCTTCTGGCTTTACAATCTGGCGCTCGGAGCAAGCGCGCCGCTGTGGTTGAGCTACTACGGGTTGCGCGCGCTCCGGCGGCGGATGAGTTGGCGCAGCCTGCACGAGCGATTCGCCTACCGACTCCCATCCCTGCCGGCCCCGACCATTTGGTTTCACTGCGTTTCGGTTGGCGAAGTCCTTGCCGGTCAGCCCTTGGCGCAGGCGCTGCGGGAGCGGTTTCCAGCAACTCGCTTTGCCATTTCAACGACCACCGACGCCGGACAAGCGCGCGCCCGTGAGCAGCTTGCCTGGATGGATGCCCACATTCACTTTCCGCTGGACTTGCCTTGGGTCATGGAGCGTGCGCTCCAGCGCCTCAACCCAACCCTCGTCATTATCCTTGAAACAGAAATCTGGCCCAACTTCCTGCGAGCTTGCGCGCGCCGCCACATTGCGGTCGTCTTGGCTAATGGAAGACTGTCTGATCGCTCATTTGGGCGGTATCGTCGGCTGGGTTCAAGCATGGGCGATCTTCTGGGCCACTTCGCGCTCTGCTTGATGCAGTCTGCGGAAGATGCCGACCGCATCCGCGCGCTTGGCGCACCCGCCACGCGAGTGCTGACCACCGGCAACTTGAAGTATGCCCCGCCGGACGCCACCGAACGCGCCCGCCGCGATCGCATCGCTCAATCCATCCAACAGCAGTACGGCCTGGGCGACGGGCGCCCCTGTATTGTCGCTGGGAGCACCGTCGAAGGCGAAGAACCACTTCTGGCCGGGGTCTTTGCTCAACTTCGGCAGAGGGAGCGCCTGACCACCTGTCGCCTACTCGTCGCGCCACGCCACCCAGAACGCTTTGCCGGTGTCGCGCGCAGCCTGCAAAATCGCGGGTGGCGAGTTGCGCGGCGAAGCCAACCGCAGGCGGATGACCTCCAGGCGGATATCATCGTGCTCGATACCATCGGCGAACTTGCTGCCGCCTATCGCTGGGCGGACGTTGCCTTTGTCGGTGGGAGTCTCGTTCCGCGCGGCGGGCACAATATCCTTGAACCGGCTGCCGAAGGTCGCCCAATCGTGACCGGACCACATACGGAGAACTTTCGAGCGATCATTGCCCGCTTCCAGGCGGCCAACGCGATTTGGCAACTTGCCCCAGGTCCAGCCGACCGCCTCCAGTCGGCGCTGGCGCTGGCCGTTGAGACGTTGCTGACCACACCGGCGCGCGCCGCTGACTTGGCGCAGCGCGCCCGGTCAGTCTGGAGCGCCGAGACGGGCGCCGTCGCGGCGGCGATGGACGCCCTGGAAGCGCATGTCTTTCCTCGTCTTCCGGCCCTTAGTCTTACTCAAGATGGCTGA
- the efp gene encoding elongation factor P, translating into MRANQIRRGMIVLFDKQPHRVLECRHHTPGNLRAMMQTKLKNIITGTTFEHRFSATEDVERATLEQHEMQYLYQEGPTHYFMDITTYEQIGLDEEILGDTLNYLTADMTLQVEVYEGQPVAIQLPAVVELKVVETEPELKGATVTGTSKPAKLETGLQINVPGFIREGDVIRVDTSEGKYIERAK; encoded by the coding sequence ATGCGAGCTAATCAGATTCGGCGTGGCATGATTGTTTTGTTTGACAAGCAACCCCATCGCGTTCTCGAATGCCGCCACCACACGCCGGGCAACCTGCGGGCGATGATGCAGACCAAGCTCAAGAACATCATCACCGGGACAACCTTTGAGCACCGCTTCAGCGCCACCGAAGACGTTGAGCGCGCCACCCTCGAACAGCACGAAATGCAGTATCTCTACCAGGAAGGCCCGACCCACTACTTCATGGACATCACAACCTATGAACAGATTGGGTTGGATGAAGAAATCCTGGGCGACACACTCAATTACCTGACGGCAGACATGACGCTTCAAGTCGAGGTTTACGAGGGGCAGCCGGTCGCCATTCAACTTCCGGCGGTCGTCGAGCTGAAGGTGGTTGAAACCGAGCCGGAACTCAAGGGCGCGACCGTGACCGGAACCAGCAAGCCGGCCAAGCTTGAGACGGGTCTGCAAATCAACGTGCCCGGCTTCATCCGGGAAGGCGACGTCATCCGGGTGGACACCAGCGAAGGCAAGTACATCGAGCGCGCCAAGTAG
- a CDS encoding sigma-54 interaction domain-containing protein, whose amino-acid sequence MANGRSIRHTAMLSSDASSGSEFFIGASSSLTALLRDAARVAPTDATVVITGESGTGKSLLARWIHEHSRRAVGPFVVIDCGALPESLLEAELFGFERGAFTGAATAKAGRFEGAQQGTLVLDEVAALSLAAQAKLLRALEERRVMRLGGTRAVTLDVRFVAVTNTDLAAAVKRQAFRADLFHRLNTIALEVPPLRARPGDIAPLARHFVTRAAQRNGLPCPKLAPETLAFLEQYDFPGNARELMHAMDYATLTAAGAVIYREHLPARMTAATALMQHPTRKPTLAELEAAYIREILQQVAWRKVEAARILGISRKNLYEKLRAYGIPYRPPSQDANGDASP is encoded by the coding sequence GTGGCTAACGGACGCTCCATCCGCCACACCGCCATGCTTAGTTCCGACGCCAGTTCAGGCTCTGAGTTTTTTATTGGCGCTTCATCCAGCCTCACGGCACTGCTGCGGGACGCGGCGCGGGTTGCCCCCACAGACGCCACCGTCGTCATCACCGGGGAGAGTGGCACCGGCAAGAGCTTGCTGGCGCGGTGGATTCACGAGCACAGCCGCCGAGCGGTGGGACCCTTTGTTGTCATTGACTGTGGCGCGCTCCCCGAATCCCTGCTTGAAGCCGAACTGTTCGGGTTTGAGCGTGGCGCGTTCACCGGCGCCGCGACGGCCAAAGCTGGCCGATTTGAAGGCGCGCAGCAGGGTACGTTGGTCCTCGACGAAGTTGCCGCGCTGTCGCTGGCAGCCCAGGCCAAGCTCCTGCGGGCGCTCGAGGAGCGGCGCGTCATGCGGTTGGGCGGAACGCGCGCCGTCACGCTGGATGTCCGCTTCGTCGCCGTCACCAACACTGACTTGGCCGCGGCTGTCAAGCGTCAGGCGTTTCGGGCGGACTTGTTTCACCGCTTGAATACCATCGCCCTGGAGGTTCCACCGCTCCGCGCCCGTCCAGGCGACATTGCGCCACTGGCGCGGCACTTCGTGACCCGCGCGGCCCAGCGCAACGGACTCCCCTGCCCAAAGCTCGCGCCTGAAACACTGGCCTTTCTGGAGCAGTATGACTTTCCAGGCAACGCGCGCGAACTGATGCATGCCATGGATTACGCCACACTGACTGCCGCCGGAGCGGTCATTTACCGGGAACACTTACCGGCGCGGATGACGGCCGCCACGGCGCTGATGCAGCACCCAACCCGCAAACCGACGCTGGCGGAACTCGAAGCCGCCTACATCCGCGAGATTCTTCAGCAAGTGGCCTGGCGCAAGGTCGAGGCGGCGCGCATTCTGGGTATCAGCCGCAAGAACCTTTACGAAAAGCTGCGCGCCTACGGCATTCCCTACCGGCCTCCGAGCCAGGATGCCAACGGCGACGCATCGCCTTGA
- a CDS encoding sigma-54 dependent transcriptional regulator: protein MGYPLDFLCDRSILTDAMAETVLIVDDERGIRESLRGVLEDEGFAVEKAESGDAALRRLATAAVDCVLLDIYMPNSQLDGMATLECVRRQYPHIPVVMISGHGTIDTAVRAIRLGASDFIEKPLNIERTLQAVRHAIATHRPAPTPSPGGLIVGNSVPMRALRQQVALTGPTDGRVLIYGESGTGKELVALALHGASKRADRTFVAVNCAAVPEDLIESELFGHVKGAFTGATESRRGKFEQADGGTLFLDEVGDMSLRMQAKLLRALESGTIEPVGGQGARQVDVRVIAATNKRLDEAIERNQFRADLFYRLNVVPFQLPPLREHLEDIPVLVEHFTQQFSQRYGRPPLTLTADAYDKLRGHDWPGNVRELRNLIERLVITESASPVTAEHIPLEAPSNSIWASFQFGSLREGSEAFERELVRRKLAEFDGNVTQAAEALGIDRSYLYRRIKALGISLRG from the coding sequence ATGGGTTATCCCTTGGATTTTTTATGCGACCGTAGCATCCTGACAGACGCCATGGCGGAAACGGTTTTGATTGTGGACGATGAGCGCGGCATCCGGGAATCACTGCGTGGCGTGCTCGAAGACGAAGGCTTCGCGGTCGAAAAAGCCGAAAGCGGCGATGCCGCCCTGCGTCGGCTGGCGACGGCGGCGGTGGACTGCGTCCTGCTTGACATCTACATGCCGAATAGCCAGCTCGATGGCATGGCAACCCTTGAGTGCGTCCGCCGGCAGTACCCCCACATTCCGGTCGTCATGATTTCTGGCCACGGCACGATTGACACGGCCGTGCGCGCCATTCGACTTGGCGCAAGCGACTTCATTGAAAAACCGCTCAACATCGAGCGTACGCTACAGGCCGTGCGCCATGCCATTGCCACCCACCGGCCGGCGCCGACACCCAGCCCTGGGGGACTCATCGTCGGCAACAGCGTCCCGATGCGGGCGCTCCGCCAACAGGTCGCGCTGACCGGCCCGACCGACGGGCGCGTGCTAATCTACGGCGAATCCGGCACCGGCAAGGAGCTGGTCGCCCTGGCACTGCATGGGGCGTCCAAGCGCGCCGACCGAACCTTTGTTGCAGTCAACTGCGCGGCTGTCCCCGAAGACCTCATCGAATCAGAGCTATTCGGTCACGTCAAAGGCGCCTTCACGGGCGCAACGGAATCGCGCCGCGGGAAGTTTGAGCAGGCGGATGGCGGAACGCTCTTTCTCGATGAAGTTGGCGACATGAGCTTGCGCATGCAGGCCAAGCTGCTGCGCGCGCTCGAAAGCGGCACGATTGAACCCGTCGGCGGCCAGGGCGCGCGCCAGGTGGATGTTCGCGTCATCGCCGCGACGAATAAACGCCTGGACGAAGCCATCGAGCGCAACCAGTTTCGCGCCGACCTCTTTTACCGGCTGAATGTCGTGCCGTTTCAACTGCCGCCGCTCCGGGAGCACCTAGAAGACATTCCGGTGCTGGTCGAGCACTTCACGCAGCAGTTTAGCCAACGCTACGGCCGCCCCCCGCTGACCCTGACCGCAGATGCCTACGACAAGCTGCGCGGCCATGACTGGCCGGGCAACGTCCGGGAACTGCGCAATCTGATCGAACGACTCGTCATCACCGAATCGGCATCGCCGGTCACGGCCGAACATATTCCATTGGAAGCGCCCAGTAACTCCATCTGGGCCAGTTTTCAGTTTGGCTCGCTCCGGGAGGGCAGCGAAGCCTTCGAGCGCGAGCTGGTTCGCCGCAAGCTGGCTGAATTCGATGGTAACGTAACGCAGGCGGCCGAGGCCCTGGGGATTGACCGGAGCTACCTCTACCGCCGCATCAAGGCGCTTGGCATTAGCCTCCGTGGCTAA
- a CDS encoding tRNA (cytidine(34)-2'-O)-methyltransferase gives MHVVLVEPEIHVNTGNIARTCVCTGTPLHLVHPLGFSIDARAVRRAGLDYWHLLDLHEWTDFAALRRAYPTQRFLFIETVGQRRYDEVAYRPDDFLVFGRETKGLPQALLEGECVVRIPMVSPARSLNLSNCVALVLYEALRQCGFPQLR, from the coding sequence ATGCACGTTGTTTTGGTCGAGCCTGAGATTCATGTCAATACCGGCAACATTGCGCGCACTTGCGTCTGCACGGGGACGCCGCTGCACCTTGTCCATCCGCTTGGTTTTTCGATTGACGCGCGAGCCGTCCGCCGGGCCGGACTCGATTACTGGCATCTGCTCGACCTGCACGAATGGACGGATTTTGCGGCGCTGCGTCGGGCTTACCCAACCCAGCGGTTCCTGTTCATCGAAACCGTCGGTCAGCGTCGGTACGATGAAGTGGCCTATCGTCCCGATGATTTTCTCGTCTTTGGCCGGGAGACGAAGGGGCTGCCGCAAGCTTTACTCGAAGGCGAATGCGTCGTGCGCATCCCGATGGTGTCGCCGGCCCGCTCGCTCAACCTTTCAAACTGTGTGGCGCTGGTTCTGTACGAAGCGCTTCGTCAGTGCGGCTTTCCACAACTGCGGTGA
- a CDS encoding AAA family ATPase, which produces MTTAAAPGEAAPQRISLNPDLKSPRARDFEEKLMARVVGQERAVRRIANLYQIYLAGLAHPGRPLGTMLFLGPTGSGKTRVVEAAAEALFGDPYAVVKIDCAEFQHSHEVAKLIGSPPGYLGHRETPPLLTQENLDKHHTEQDKLTFVLFDEIEKASDALWQLLLGILDKATLTLGDNRRVDFSKCMIVMTSNLGAKEMSELITGSIGFAPSRPETQRDDLDQKIYRTATEAARRKFSPEFMNRIDKVVVFRSLKDHHLEQILELELSAVQERITQTAAEKFVIRCSPETKRFLLDEGIDLKYGARHLKRAIERFLVNPIASLVATKQVSTGDLLLVDYDPEAKKLLFSKEHHGALVLSAGTEATRAMPESESPESRSVALSIHRPQTSARTVSEN; this is translated from the coding sequence ATGACCACTGCTGCCGCGCCTGGCGAAGCTGCTCCACAGCGGATTTCACTCAACCCAGACTTGAAGAGTCCCCGCGCCCGCGATTTCGAAGAAAAGCTCATGGCACGGGTCGTCGGACAAGAGCGCGCTGTCCGGCGCATTGCCAACCTCTACCAGATTTACTTGGCTGGGTTGGCCCACCCCGGCCGCCCACTCGGAACCATGCTGTTTCTCGGCCCAACCGGCTCTGGCAAGACGCGCGTCGTCGAAGCCGCTGCCGAAGCCCTGTTTGGCGACCCGTACGCCGTCGTCAAAATTGACTGCGCCGAGTTTCAGCACAGCCACGAAGTAGCCAAGCTGATTGGCTCGCCGCCCGGCTACTTGGGCCACCGGGAAACCCCGCCGCTCCTGACGCAGGAAAATCTCGACAAACACCACACTGAGCAAGACAAACTGACGTTCGTGTTGTTCGATGAAATCGAGAAAGCCTCCGATGCGCTGTGGCAGTTGTTGTTGGGCATTCTCGACAAGGCCACGCTGACGCTCGGCGACAACCGGCGGGTGGATTTCTCGAAGTGCATGATCGTGATGACGAGCAACCTGGGGGCCAAGGAAATGTCCGAACTCATCACCGGCAGCATTGGCTTTGCGCCATCACGCCCCGAAACCCAGCGTGACGATCTCGATCAGAAAATCTACCGCACGGCCACCGAGGCGGCGCGCCGCAAGTTCTCGCCAGAGTTCATGAACCGGATTGACAAGGTCGTGGTCTTTCGCAGCCTGAAGGATCACCACCTCGAGCAAATCCTTGAGTTGGAGTTGAGCGCCGTCCAGGAACGGATCACCCAGACGGCAGCGGAAAAGTTCGTCATTCGCTGCTCACCGGAAACCAAGCGCTTCCTGCTCGATGAAGGCATTGACTTGAAGTACGGCGCGCGGCATCTCAAGCGGGCGATTGAAAGATTCCTGGTCAACCCGATAGCGAGCCTGGTTGCCACGAAGCAAGTCAGCACCGGCGATTTACTGCTCGTGGACTATGACCCGGAAGCGAAAAAGCTTCTGTTCTCGAAGGAGCATCACGGCGCGCTCGTGCTCAGCGCCGGCACCGAAGCCACGCGGGCCATGCCAGAGAGTGAGTCGCCTGAAAGCCGGTCCGTCGCGCTTTCAATCCACCGGCCGCAAACCTCGGCCCGCACGGTGAGTGAAAACTGA